In one Desulfoferula mesophila genomic region, the following are encoded:
- a CDS encoding nitroreductase — translation MPIAQAIEDRRSCRVFTDQSVPQETLERLMELTCRAPSAINLQPWQFTVLRGEEVPRLGKKLTRAYAERGISCGPDNTKPLPDIYLERQKELNRLMGPAMEQAGVERNFINTGSLVFYGAPAVVVATLDGAFPAERALDLGFALGWLLLAAQEMGLATCPVGLVCSYGDIIKDFLNIDQDRRVVLTVALGYADPNSPLNQVRSPRAPLDQVVRWY, via the coding sequence ATGCCAATCGCCCAAGCCATTGAAGACCGCCGCAGCTGCCGCGTGTTCACCGACCAGTCCGTGCCGCAAGAAACCCTGGAACGCCTCATGGAGCTCACCTGCCGGGCTCCCAGCGCCATTAATTTGCAACCCTGGCAGTTCACGGTGCTCAGAGGCGAGGAAGTGCCCCGCCTGGGCAAAAAGCTCACCAGGGCCTACGCCGAGCGGGGCATCTCCTGCGGGCCGGACAATACCAAGCCGTTGCCCGACATCTATCTGGAACGGCAAAAAGAGCTGAACCGTCTCATGGGCCCGGCCATGGAGCAAGCCGGAGTAGAGCGCAACTTCATCAACACCGGCTCCCTGGTATTTTACGGGGCTCCGGCGGTGGTGGTGGCCACCCTGGACGGCGCCTTCCCCGCTGAGCGGGCCCTGGACCTGGGCTTCGCCCTGGGCTGGCTGCTGCTGGCCGCCCAGGAGATGGGCCTGGCCACCTGCCCGGTGGGCCTGGTGTGTTCCTATGGCGATATCATCAAGGATTTCTTGAACATCGACCAAGATCGCCGGGTGGTGCTGACCGTGGCGCTGGGCTACGCCGACCCTAATTCGCCCCTGAACCAGGTGCGGTCCCCCCGCGCTCCCCTGGACCAGGTGGTGCGCTGGTACTAA
- a CDS encoding alpha/beta fold hydrolase — protein MEPGGKIAVRAYGSPANPGPVVVLHGGPGAPGSAVGLARCLSRDFRVLEPLQRTAGSYPLSVSRHVNELLAVLPPNAVLVGWSWGAMLGLSFAARHPGQLTALVLVGCGTYDAQSRARLKERLRQCLDGEGQKRLASLRQTLGASPDPESGGRLLAEMGRLIAQASSYDDLQDRSEPLPVDYTGHAQTWAGVLRLQEEGIEPRIFHNIRVPVLMVHGEVDPHPGRETRDLLRRHVADLEYHELPRCGHQPWNERHANEAFLDLISGWIAQYAGSPLTDA, from the coding sequence ATGGAGCCAGGAGGCAAGATAGCGGTCAGGGCGTACGGCAGCCCGGCCAATCCCGGACCAGTGGTTGTGCTGCATGGCGGTCCCGGCGCACCCGGTTCGGCGGTGGGCCTGGCCCGTTGCTTGAGCCGTGATTTCCGGGTCCTGGAGCCTCTGCAACGCACGGCCGGCAGTTATCCCCTGAGTGTTTCCCGGCATGTAAACGAGCTCTTGGCGGTATTGCCGCCCAACGCAGTTCTGGTGGGCTGGTCTTGGGGGGCCATGCTGGGACTATCTTTTGCCGCCCGCCATCCCGGCCAGCTTACCGCGTTGGTTCTTGTGGGGTGCGGCACCTATGACGCCCAGTCCCGCGCGCGCTTGAAAGAGCGCTTGCGGCAATGCCTGGACGGCGAGGGCCAAAAACGCCTCGCCTCCCTGCGGCAGACGCTAGGCGCCTCGCCGGACCCCGAGTCCGGCGGGCGCCTTTTGGCCGAGATGGGGCGTTTGATCGCCCAGGCAAGCAGTTACGACGACCTGCAAGACCGATCCGAGCCATTGCCCGTGGATTACACGGGGCATGCCCAGACCTGGGCCGGTGTGCTTCGCCTGCAGGAAGAGGGGATAGAACCGCGCATCTTCCATAACATCCGGGTGCCGGTGTTAATGGTGCACGGGGAGGTTGATCCCCACCCTGGCCGGGAGACCAGGGATCTGCTGAGACGGCATGTGGCCGATCTGGAGTATCACGAACTGCCCCGGTGCGGGCACCAACCCTGGAACGAAAGGCACGCCAACGAGGCGTTCCTCGATTTGATCAGTGGTTGGATCGCACAATACGCGGGGAGCCCGCTCACGGACGCATAG
- the secG gene encoding preprotein translocase subunit SecG, with the protein MTTVTLIIHLLASITLVLVVLLQTGKGASVGAAFGGSSQTVFGSTGAATFLSKMTTVVAIVFMLTSLGLAVFGQSVGGPSSVMEGSTAAPAAKTAPAPAKPAAPAPANNAPAPAPAAK; encoded by the coding sequence ATGACCACAGTTACCCTGATAATCCATCTTTTGGCCAGCATCACCCTGGTCTTGGTGGTTCTGTTGCAGACCGGCAAGGGCGCCTCGGTGGGCGCCGCGTTTGGCGGCAGCTCCCAGACCGTCTTCGGCAGCACCGGGGCGGCCACTTTTTTAAGTAAAATGACCACCGTGGTGGCCATTGTGTTCATGCTCACCTCCCTGGGCCTGGCCGTGTTCGGCCAAAGCGTGGGGGGGCCCTCCTCGGTGATGGAGGGAAGCACGGCGGCTCCCGCGGCCAAGACCGCGCCGGCACCGGCCAAACCGGCCGCTCCCGCCCCCGCCAACAATGCCCCGGCGCCCGCGCCTGCGGCGAAATAG